In one window of Helianthus annuus cultivar XRQ/B chromosome 17, HanXRQr2.0-SUNRISE, whole genome shotgun sequence DNA:
- the LOC110920847 gene encoding ACT domain-containing protein ACR6, which translates to MEDEYAKLIRRMNPPRVTIDNKSSPDATVIQVESVNKHGILLEVVQVLSDLDLVIKKAYISSDGGWFMEVFNVIDHDGSKVRDDGVVNYIKKVLESDAIYVPSLNGSVGLKPSEDYTSIELVGTDRPGLLSEVSAVLTDLGCNVVDAEIWTHNARAAAVVHVTDGKTNFAVEDPKRLSTIKKLLRNVLKGNNDLETAKMTLSAPGYMHRQRRLHQIMFAERDYEKVEKTEQEKESGLRPHVTVMDCVEKDYTVVTMRCVDRPKLLFDVICTLTDMQYVVFHGVVHTGDTEAYQEYYIRHVDGSPVSSEAERERVMQCLEAAIERRTSEALELELCTADRVGLLSDITRIFRENSLCIKRAEISTEGGTAKDKFYVTDMTSNNPVDPKTIDSIQRQIGEQAALHVRWKSSQSPPEETTMSFLFGNLFKWQSS; encoded by the exons atggaaGATGAATATGCAAAACTCATCAGAAGAATGAATCCACCCAG AGTTACAATAGACAACAAATCTTCACCAGATGCAACAGTGATTCAG GTTGAAAGTGTTAATAAGCATGGGATTCTACTGGAAGTTGTTCAAGTTCTTTCAGATTTAGATCTTGTCATAAAAAAAGCCTATATTTCATCCGATGGGGGGTGGTTCATGGAAG TGTTTAATGTTATAGACCATGATGGAAGCAAGGTTAGAGATGATGGGGTTGTCAATTATATAAAAAAG GTGCTTGAAAGTGACGCAATTTACGTACCATCACTGAACGGTTCAGTTGGTTTGAAACCATCTGAAGATTACACATCAATCGAGCTAGTTGGAACCGACAGACCAGGATTACTATCTGAAGTGTCTGCAGTTCTAACGGACCTCGGTTGCAATGTGGTCGACGCTGAAATATGGACCCACAATGCCAGAGCTGCAGCCGTGGTACACGTCACTGATGGAAAAACAAATTTTGCAGTTGAAGACCCGAAAAGGCTTTCAACTATTAAGAAACTGCTTCGTAATGTTCTTAAGGGAAACAATGATTTGGAGACTGCGAAAATGACACTTTCGGCGCCTGGTTATATGCACAGACAGAGAAGGTTGCATCAGATTATGTTTGCGGAGCGGGATTATGAAAAGGTTGAAAAAACAGAACAGGAAAAGGAAAGTGGATTGAGACCGCATGTTACTGTTATGGATTGTGTTGAGAAGGATTACACGGTTGTTACTATGCGTTGTGTGGATAGACCGAAGCTGTTGTTTGATGTTATTTGTACTTTAACTGACATGCAATATGTGGTCTTTCATGGAGTGGTTCACACAGGCGACACGGAGGCTTATCAG GAATATTATATTCGACATGTTGATGGGAGCCCAGTAAGCTCCGAGGCAGAGAGGGAACGTGTTATGCAATGTCTAGAAGCCGCGATTGAGAGGCGGACGTCCGAG GCACTAGAGCTAGAATTGTGCACAGCAGATCGTGTCGGGCTTCTTTCAGATATAACGAGAATCTTTCGAGAAAACAGTTTGTGTATAAAAAGAGCAGAGATTTCAACTGAAGGTGGAACAGCTAAAGACAAATTTTATGTAACAGATATGACCAGTAACAACCCTGTGGACCCAAAAACAATAGATTCTATTCAAAGACAAATCGGCGAACAAGCAGCGCTACATGTCAGATGGAAATCTAGTCAGTCTCCACCTGAAGAAACAACAATGAGCTTTCTGTTTGGAAATTTGTTTAAATGGCAATCCAGCTGA